From the Gymnogyps californianus isolate 813 chromosome 2, ASM1813914v2, whole genome shotgun sequence genome, one window contains:
- the ESCO1 gene encoding N-acetyltransferase ESCO1 isoform X2, translating to MAAQKRKSMLVEPSAKRPKLDKNSKPSSTKKEKEVSDTKHVSNKSKPNQCAVQEKTVLKTSVKSNSGNTNEPELGMRMTTRSSGFNSNNKTIPDKKVQQQPKSTKNKEVCQKKSVQEIPKSKCIIAPNEPVMRRSQRLQQLTHVHVPARSLRNREVKEEKALEVKQSSQAKKHAHSVAAKVLKSAGEKTEQKNTKIKPNNTNEDKEIHVEVTSSLKEKKCRADNKNDNSSSFQHNLHGSSLCPDESLEEVKKDQTSPVSAIPSNTKKVETDSLKPNSKTVTKEKQQMYQNAKNSTKPKKISQPSASETNVADQPESDAKSKRVSILELCEEIAGEIESDTVEVKKDSPNAEYRKTEEKHAEIPLQQSEMLTQKEPSQSTQCKRFFPSKKGMPVKCTLNGRNNSSNKNSKWTKIKLLKASNMKQSNLNSANAPKLSLLKDYPEVSEASQIATEAEPSKAQGKLSITGLSENESATCVQEKSDPSSERAGAKEVTLEIKQPTKRGAENGLLRNLTKHLCEPRPDENFRLHLESSPESSPVKFVTAPKPPKQLKKEPGESEPQGLAPNQLTHTSFTNQTSETENRVPLSNPSLASKCSNFLPSQEHIQKLKEAGKDGDKQLIIDAGQKRFGAISCNICGMLYTASNPEDETQHLLFHNQFISAVKYVVLLIIHHECGSEEELITSIFLSMFILQIHTT from the exons ATGGCAGCTCAGAAAAGGAAGTCTATGTTAGTAGAGCCTTCTGCTAAACGTCCAAAGCTGGACAAGAACAGCAAACCGTCATCGAcgaagaaggaaaaagaggtgtCAGATACAAAACATGTCTCAAATAAATCAAAGCCTAATCAGTGTGCAGTGCAGGAGAAAACTGTACTCAAAACTTCTGTCAAATCAAACAG TGGCAACACCAATGAACCTGAACTAGGAATGCGCATGACTACAAGATCATCAGGATTCAACTCGAATAATAAAACAATACCTGACAAAAAGGTCCAACAGCAGCCTAAATCTACAAAAAATAAGGAGGTATGCCAGAAAAAATCTGTGCAAGAAATTCCTAAGTCAAAATGCATAATTGCGCCAAATGAGCCAGTAATGAGGAGGTCACAGAGACTGCAGCAGTTAACACACGTACATGTACCAGCAAGATCCCTGCGCAACAGAGaagttaaagaagaaaaagctttggaaGTTAAACAAAGTAGCCAGGCAAAAAAACATGCTCACAGTGTTGCAGCGAAAGTACTTAAATCTGCTGGCGAGAAAACggaacagaaaaacacaaaaataaagccaaacaACACAAATGAGgataaagaaatacatgtaGAAGTGACCAGctctctgaaagagaaaaaatgtagagcagacaataaaaatgataattCCAGCAGCTTTCAACACAACCTTCATGGGTCATCATTATGTCCTGATGAGAGTCTTGAGGAAGTTAAGAAAGACCAAACGAGCCCTGTATCTGCTATTCCTAGCAACACAAAGAAAGTGGAAACAGATTCTCTTAAGCCAAATTCTAAGACAGTAActaaggaaaagcagcaaatgtaTCAGAATGCAAAAAAcagtacaaaaccaaaaaagatttCACAGCCATCTGCAAGTGAAACAAATGTGGCTGATCAACCAGAGAGTGATGCGAAATCCAAAAGGGTAAGCATCCTTGAACTTTGTGAAGAAATCGCAGGTGAGATTGAATCAGATACAGTAGAGGTGAAAAAAGATTCCCCTAATGCTGAGtatagaaaaacagaagaaaagcacgCCGAAATACCGCTTCAACAAAGCGAAATGCTTACTCAGAAAGAACCTAGTCAAAGTACTCAATGCAAACGTTTTTTCCCTAGCAAAAAAGGAATGCCTGTCAAGTGCACTCTGAATGGTAGAAATAACTCCTCAAACAAAAACTCTAAATGGaccaaaattaaattactgaaagCTAGTAACATGAAGCAAAGTAACTTAAATTCTGCAAATGCCCCCAAGCTTTCTTTGTTAAAAGATTACCCTGAAGTTTCAGAGGCAAGTCAAATAGCTACAGAAGCAGAGCCTTCGAAGGCACAAGGCAAGCTGTCAATAACGGGACTCTCTGAGAATGAAAGTGCAACTTGTGTGCAGGAAAAATCAGATCCTTCATCTGAAAGAGCTGGAGCTAAAGAAGTgacattagaaataaaacagcccACAAAGAGAGGGGCAGAAAATGGTTTGTTGCGTAATTTGACAAAACATTTATGTGAGCCAAGACCAGACGAG aacTTTCGATTACATTTGGAATCAAGTCCAGAAAGTTCTCCAGTAAAGTTTGTTACAGCTCCTAAACCaccaaaacaattaaaaaaagaacccGGAGAAAGTGAACCTCAAG GTTTGGCTCCCAATCAGTTGACACATACTTCATTTACAAATCAAACTTCTGAAACTGAGAACAG GGTTCCATTGTCAAATCCTTCATTAGCATCAAAATGCAGTAACTTCCTACCATCTCAGGAACATATTCAGAAGctaaaagaagcaggaaaagatgGTGATAAGCAGCTGATCATA gatgCAGGACAGAAGAGATTTGGTGCTATTTCCTGTAATATTTGTGGAATGCTTTACACTGCGTCAAATCCAGAGGATGAAACCCAACATCTGCTATTTCATAACCAGTTCATAAGTGCTGTAAAATATGTG gTACTGCTCATTATTCACCACGAGTGTGGATCTGAAGAAGAGTTAATTACCTCTATTTTTTTGAGTATGTTTATACTTCAGATACACACAACGTAG